A genomic stretch from Nocardia wallacei includes:
- a CDS encoding pyridoxal phosphate-dependent aminotransferase — MGRVSPTSQSPLPPRTLEQSTKLQNVVYEIRGPVHAHAARLEAEGHRILKLNIGNPAPFGFEAPDVIMRDMIAALPYAQGYSESKGILSARRAIVTRYELVPGFPEFDVDDVYLGNGVSELITITMQALLDNGDEVLLPAPDYPLWTAMTSLAGGTPVHYLCDESNGWQPDIADIESKITDRTKALLVINPNNPTGAVYSSEVLQQLVDLARKHRLLLLADEIYDKILYDDAKHISLASLAPDLLCLTFNGLSKAYRVAGYRSGWLVITGPKEHAAGFLEGIDLLASSRLCPNVPAQHAIQVALGGHQSIEDLILPGGRLLEQRDVAWEKLNMIPGVSCVKPKGALYAFPRLDPEVYQIHDDSKLILDLLLQEKILMVQGTGFNWPQHDHLRIVTLPWARDLAVAIERFGNFLASYRQ, encoded by the coding sequence ATGGGACGGGTGAGCCCTACCAGCCAGTCACCTCTGCCCCCGCGGACCCTGGAGCAGTCCACCAAGCTCCAGAACGTCGTCTACGAGATCCGCGGGCCGGTACACGCGCACGCGGCGCGGCTGGAGGCCGAGGGGCACCGGATCCTGAAGCTGAACATCGGCAATCCGGCGCCGTTCGGGTTCGAGGCGCCCGACGTGATCATGCGCGACATGATCGCCGCGCTGCCCTACGCGCAGGGCTATTCGGAGTCCAAGGGGATCCTCTCGGCGCGACGGGCCATCGTGACGCGTTACGAGCTCGTGCCCGGTTTCCCGGAATTCGACGTCGACGACGTCTACCTGGGCAACGGCGTCTCCGAGCTGATCACCATCACCATGCAGGCCCTGCTGGACAACGGTGACGAGGTGCTGCTCCCCGCCCCCGACTATCCGCTGTGGACGGCGATGACCAGCCTGGCCGGCGGCACCCCGGTGCATTATCTGTGCGACGAGTCCAACGGCTGGCAGCCCGATATCGCCGATATCGAATCGAAGATCACCGACAGGACCAAGGCGCTGCTGGTGATCAACCCCAACAATCCGACGGGTGCGGTGTACTCGTCGGAGGTGCTGCAGCAACTGGTCGACCTGGCCCGCAAGCATCGGCTGCTGCTGCTGGCCGACGAGATCTACGACAAGATCCTCTACGACGACGCCAAGCACATCTCGCTGGCTTCGCTGGCGCCCGACCTGCTGTGCCTGACCTTCAACGGCCTGTCCAAGGCGTACCGGGTGGCCGGATATCGGTCCGGCTGGCTGGTGATCACCGGCCCGAAAGAACATGCCGCCGGCTTCCTCGAGGGTATAGATCTGCTGGCCTCGTCCCGGTTGTGCCCGAATGTGCCTGCGCAGCATGCGATTCAGGTGGCACTCGGCGGGCATCAGAGCATCGAGGATCTGATCCTGCCGGGCGGCCGGCTGCTCGAACAGCGCGATGTGGCGTGGGAGAAGCTGAACATGATCCCCGGGGTGTCGTGCGTGAAGCCGAAGGGCGCGCTGTACGCGTTCCCCCGGCTGGATCCCGAGGTGTACCAGATCCACGACGACTCCAAGCTGATCCTGGACCTGCTGCTGCAGGAGAAGATCCTGATGGTGCAGGGCACCGGCTTCAACTGGCCGCAGCACGATCATCTGCGGATCGTGACGCTGCCGTGGGCGCGGGATCTGGCGGTCGCGATCGAGCGGTTCGGCAACTTCCTCGCGAGCTATCGGCAGTGA
- a CDS encoding TetR/AcrR family transcriptional regulator: MATATPTRRERRRAETAEEIKDVALRLMAEGGAGAITLRAIAREMGMTANAVYSYFATRDDLVTALIRDVYGELADTVIAARDTCAPDDAAGRIMAWACAFREWSLANPEGFRLIYGDPVPGYQPPRGGAAPAAEHRVCAGLTELAAGAWPSARPLYSDHGFEWSDFDTTLVEEVRTEFPGQPPAVIAVALRIWGHLHGLVSLEVRGHLGAQTTNPTKLYRNEVNALIRSFGLTPPKT; the protein is encoded by the coding sequence GTGGCCACTGCGACACCGACCAGGCGGGAACGCCGCCGCGCCGAAACGGCCGAGGAGATCAAGGACGTCGCCCTGCGGCTCATGGCCGAGGGCGGAGCCGGCGCGATCACCCTGCGCGCCATCGCACGAGAGATGGGGATGACGGCCAATGCCGTCTACAGCTACTTCGCCACCCGCGACGATCTGGTAACGGCCTTGATCCGCGATGTCTACGGCGAGCTGGCCGATACGGTGATCGCCGCGCGCGACACCTGTGCGCCGGATGACGCGGCCGGGCGAATCATGGCCTGGGCCTGCGCGTTTCGCGAATGGTCACTGGCGAATCCGGAGGGATTCCGGCTCATCTACGGCGATCCGGTACCCGGCTACCAGCCACCGCGAGGCGGTGCGGCGCCCGCGGCCGAGCACCGGGTGTGCGCCGGACTCACCGAATTGGCCGCAGGCGCTTGGCCTTCGGCCCGACCGCTGTACTCCGACCACGGATTCGAATGGTCGGACTTCGACACCACGCTGGTCGAGGAGGTACGCACGGAATTCCCGGGCCAGCCACCGGCAGTGATCGCCGTCGCCCTGCGCATCTGGGGTCACCTGCACGGCCTGGTCTCGCTCGAGGTCCGCGGCCATCTGGGTGCACAAACGACCAATCCGACAAAGCTCTATCGCAACGAGGTCAACGCCCTCATACGCTCATTCGGCCTGACACCGCCGAAAACCTAG
- a CDS encoding helix-turn-helix domain-containing protein encodes MSIREFAAHLGVHERLVSKWEAGGARVHPRPVNQAALDTSLARSDEVVRARFAALVDQPLIDRPAPDIDSRPADSARAKYSSDAELLALVDTGAMRGDASAEISERDLIMAAAHEASEHAGRAEITNVGATALEQLDADVMRIANDYVHVPPVPMMVEMLRVRRRVYRLLEGHQRPSDTTHLYLLAGTLSGLLANASTDLGYHDAAGEQARAAWAYAELCGHNGLRAWTRGMQALIEYGSHRPRRAVTLAQSGQQYAESATARVRLHNIEARIWAKLGSPADTERCIGAADGARDGNGTDNLHDEVGGVFGFNEPKSQYYAGATYIHLGQAAPALQATQRAIELYANGPEERRSYGAESLARVDNATAHLINGSLDGAAAALTPVLELAEDKRIAQLEERLSGVRRRIAGPEFRDASEARRLDERIEEFCVANAARGAIPAGGGS; translated from the coding sequence ATGAGTATCCGGGAATTCGCTGCGCACCTGGGTGTGCACGAACGACTGGTCTCGAAGTGGGAGGCGGGGGGCGCTCGGGTCCATCCCCGCCCGGTCAACCAGGCCGCGCTGGACACATCCCTTGCCAGGTCCGACGAGGTCGTGCGGGCACGGTTCGCGGCGTTGGTCGATCAGCCCCTGATCGATCGGCCCGCGCCGGACATCGATTCGCGCCCGGCCGATTCGGCGCGCGCCAAGTATTCGAGCGACGCGGAACTTCTGGCTCTGGTTGACACCGGTGCGATGAGAGGTGATGCGTCGGCCGAGATTTCGGAGAGGGATCTGATCATGGCGGCTGCCCATGAAGCCAGCGAACACGCCGGTCGGGCCGAGATCACCAATGTGGGTGCCACCGCCCTGGAGCAACTCGACGCCGACGTCATGCGCATCGCCAACGACTACGTGCACGTGCCGCCGGTGCCGATGATGGTGGAGATGCTGCGGGTGCGCAGGCGCGTCTACCGACTGCTGGAGGGTCATCAGAGACCTTCGGACACAACGCATCTGTACCTGCTGGCCGGCACGTTGTCCGGGCTGCTCGCCAATGCCAGCACCGACCTGGGCTACCACGATGCCGCCGGTGAGCAGGCCCGCGCGGCCTGGGCCTACGCGGAACTGTGCGGGCACAACGGTTTACGCGCCTGGACCCGCGGCATGCAGGCGCTGATCGAGTACGGATCACACCGCCCGCGGCGCGCGGTGACGCTGGCGCAGAGCGGCCAGCAGTACGCCGAGTCGGCGACGGCACGGGTTCGGCTGCACAATATCGAGGCCCGCATCTGGGCCAAGCTGGGCAGCCCCGCCGACACCGAGCGCTGCATCGGGGCCGCCGACGGCGCCCGCGACGGCAACGGCACCGACAACCTGCACGACGAGGTCGGCGGGGTGTTCGGCTTCAACGAGCCGAAGAGCCAGTACTACGCCGGCGCCACCTATATCCATCTGGGCCAGGCCGCACCGGCGCTGCAGGCCACCCAGCGGGCGATCGAGCTGTACGCCAACGGCCCCGAGGAGCGGCGCTCCTACGGCGCGGAATCCCTGGCGCGCGTGGACAATGCGACCGCGCACCTGATCAACGGCAGTCTCGACGGCGCCGCGGCGGCGCTGACCCCGGTGCTGGAGCTGGCCGAGGACAAACGCATCGCGCAGCTCGAGGAACGGCTCAGCGGGGTGCGGCGGCGCATCGCCGGACCCGAATTCCGCGACGCGAGCGAGGCCCGCCGGCTCGACGAACGCATCGAGGAGTTCTGCGTGGCCAACGCCGCCCGGGGGGCGATCCCGGCCGGGGGCGGCTCCTGA
- a CDS encoding Hsp70 family protein, with the protein MSSVLGVSVGTDAVRVARPHAGNTADHLDPDRFDLHTALVGERRVEDVAAEAVAGALATGPESATAVAYRSEQHARSVRGALARLQLTNYELVPEVVAAVEFLQAAGALSGLRTIALYDLGSSGLSVSVVDIAERQVHYSERTSDISGEYLDSLIREQQIASGRIAHPPDPDGLAELDTLCRRAKEQLSVTTAVALPSEHGLVLLSQENFEALIMLAVESSARMTRDVIMRSEQAVQAVVAIGGCARIPLVPRVLERWLGMPVRVPPQPETVVARGAALLARPSHPIAQSAIIDPETEQLTPVWLAEHAPARRRWRGADRDPAHGPMRDLAFGRRRELSVAGIAVGALVVVAAVGLGLGWGPQVLQGDSHSNSAPSSAPTSAPDSAAREPSNTPAPTDTTNASVAAPPPPQRAAPTTEAEAPPPGPNTIVVPGLPPIVVPTIPPLLPQFPPPGAPPQRR; encoded by the coding sequence ATGAGTTCGGTACTGGGAGTCTCGGTGGGGACCGACGCCGTTCGCGTCGCACGCCCGCACGCCGGGAACACCGCCGACCATCTCGACCCGGACCGGTTCGACCTGCACACCGCGCTGGTGGGCGAGCGGCGCGTGGAGGATGTCGCCGCCGAAGCGGTCGCCGGCGCGCTCGCCACCGGGCCGGAGTCCGCCACCGCGGTGGCCTACCGTTCCGAACAGCACGCGCGCTCCGTTCGCGGCGCGCTGGCCCGGCTCCAGCTCACCAACTACGAACTGGTGCCGGAAGTGGTGGCGGCCGTGGAGTTTCTGCAGGCCGCCGGCGCGCTGTCGGGCCTGCGCACCATCGCCCTCTACGACCTCGGCAGCTCCGGACTGTCGGTGAGCGTCGTCGACATCGCCGAGCGCCAGGTCCACTACAGCGAACGCACCAGCGACATCAGCGGCGAGTACCTGGATTCGCTGATTCGCGAACAGCAGATCGCCTCCGGCCGGATCGCCCACCCGCCGGACCCCGACGGCCTGGCCGAGTTGGACACGCTGTGCCGCCGGGCGAAGGAGCAGCTGTCGGTGACGACGGCCGTCGCGTTACCGTCCGAGCACGGTCTGGTGCTGCTGTCGCAGGAGAACTTCGAGGCGCTGATCATGCTGGCCGTCGAGTCGTCGGCGCGGATGACCCGCGATGTGATCATGCGGTCCGAGCAGGCGGTGCAGGCGGTCGTCGCGATCGGCGGCTGTGCCCGGATTCCGCTGGTGCCACGGGTATTGGAGCGCTGGCTGGGGATGCCGGTGCGGGTGCCGCCGCAGCCGGAGACGGTGGTGGCGCGTGGTGCGGCGCTGCTGGCGCGGCCGTCGCATCCCATCGCCCAGTCCGCGATCATCGACCCCGAGACCGAGCAGCTGACCCCGGTGTGGCTGGCGGAGCACGCGCCCGCGCGGCGGCGGTGGCGCGGTGCGGACCGCGATCCGGCGCACGGCCCGATGCGGGACCTGGCGTTCGGGCGGCGGCGCGAGCTGAGCGTCGCGGGTATCGCGGTGGGCGCGCTGGTGGTGGTCGCCGCCGTGGGGCTGGGCCTCGGCTGGGGTCCGCAAGTGCTGCAAGGCGATTCGCACAGCAACTCGGCGCCGAGTTCGGCTCCTACCAGCGCGCCCGACTCCGCGGCGCGCGAGCCCTCGAACACACCCGCGCCGACCGACACCACCAACGCCTCGGTCGCCGCGCCGCCGCCCCCGCAGCGGGCGGCGCCCACCACGGAGGCCGAAGCGCCCCCGCCCGGGCCGAACACGATCGTCGTCCCCGGCCTGCCGCCGATCGTCGTGCCCACCATCCCGCCCCTGCTCCCGCAGTTCCCGCCCCCCGGCGCGCCACCCCAGCGGCGCTGA
- a CDS encoding S1 family peptidase yields MLLPRIRLSSSAVGRNPRARLRTAAVVASAAALALGPVAATVSAEPTPASNLPAALAAAVSRDLKISPEEYLHRAEVAQQVGAFATTAQRQFPQAFAGSWLDDSGRPVVALAPGQGVDEARKAAQDAGFQVRDVAKSESVLRSEKNAFQQWLSTQPEAVAQAVRGVVVDTVNNSIAVRVDKPGLPMPGFVDPARVIVMAAPPVGPEQSEVAQATPIAGEQGPGAYAAGDGYASVAGKMKLVCSAGFNGLDRNDNVVNITAGHCDPNIPAAGTANAPGMFELLPGNKTGAQLGSFQKSVLGEQDYSIVSINNDARDRFSNNQVRVPGQAPIAVTGVATPVVGAPVCKSGSRTGFSCGVVNAVDQTVDVGERQLTQAFSANICALPGDSGGPIVTGTQALGISSASSVADYPICEIPNLIGALTGNAPQLFAQPVSVVLSDNPGLRVRTS; encoded by the coding sequence ATGCTCCTGCCACGCATCCGTCTTTCGTCGTCCGCCGTGGGGCGTAACCCGCGCGCCCGTCTCCGCACAGCCGCCGTCGTCGCGTCGGCGGCAGCCCTGGCCCTCGGGCCGGTCGCGGCGACGGTGTCCGCCGAGCCCACCCCGGCGTCGAATCTGCCCGCCGCCCTGGCCGCGGCCGTCTCCCGCGACCTGAAGATCTCCCCCGAGGAGTACTTGCACCGCGCCGAGGTCGCGCAGCAGGTGGGCGCGTTCGCCACCACCGCGCAGCGGCAGTTCCCGCAGGCCTTCGCCGGATCGTGGCTCGACGACAGTGGCCGCCCGGTGGTCGCGCTGGCGCCGGGGCAGGGCGTGGACGAGGCCCGCAAGGCCGCGCAGGACGCCGGCTTCCAGGTCCGCGACGTCGCCAAGAGCGAGTCCGTGCTGCGCAGCGAGAAGAACGCCTTCCAGCAGTGGCTGTCCACCCAGCCCGAGGCGGTGGCGCAGGCGGTGCGCGGCGTGGTCGTCGACACCGTCAACAACAGCATCGCGGTGCGGGTGGACAAGCCCGGCCTGCCGATGCCCGGCTTCGTCGATCCGGCGCGGGTGATCGTGATGGCCGCGCCGCCGGTCGGACCGGAGCAGTCCGAGGTGGCGCAGGCTACGCCGATCGCGGGCGAGCAGGGTCCCGGCGCGTACGCGGCCGGTGACGGCTACGCGTCGGTGGCGGGCAAGATGAAGCTGGTCTGCTCGGCCGGGTTCAACGGCCTGGACCGCAACGACAACGTCGTGAACATCACCGCGGGCCACTGCGACCCGAACATCCCGGCCGCCGGCACCGCCAACGCTCCGGGCATGTTCGAACTGCTGCCCGGCAACAAGACCGGCGCGCAGCTGGGCAGCTTCCAGAAGTCGGTGCTGGGCGAGCAGGACTACTCGATCGTGTCGATCAACAACGACGCGCGAGACCGGTTCTCCAACAACCAGGTTCGCGTCCCGGGTCAGGCCCCGATCGCGGTCACCGGGGTGGCGACCCCGGTGGTGGGCGCCCCGGTCTGCAAGTCGGGCTCGCGCACCGGCTTCTCCTGCGGCGTGGTGAACGCCGTCGACCAGACGGTGGATGTGGGCGAGCGCCAGCTCACCCAGGCCTTCTCGGCCAACATCTGCGCCCTGCCGGGTGACAGCGGCGGCCCGATCGTGACGGGCACCCAGGCCCTGGGCATCTCCAGCGCCTCGTCGGTGGCCGACTACCCGATCTGCGAGATCCCGAATCTGATCGGCGCCCTGACCGGCAACGCCCCGCAGCTGTTCGCGCAGCCGGTGAGCGTGGTCCTGTCGGACAACCCGGGCCTGCGAGTCCGCACCAGCTAG
- a CDS encoding NRDE family protein, producing MCLVLLGWRAHPDYRLIVAANRDEFYTRPTESMRWWPKVPGLLAGRDLGASGPVPGTWLGLLPTSHRFATVTNVRGPREVRPDARSRGALLLDYLRGEPGPEKFVRGVAAAPDEYNGFNLIVSDLDTLWWHSNRSGHAPLELAAGVHGLSNGALLGTAENDPGERGAVAIRTDSGAAAWPKVRDGLLALRSVIEAAPADVAAYFDVLADRTIAPDDELPHTGLPQVRERAVSARFVADTLHGTRCSTVLLIREDGTFTVAEKSFGALGSPEDEVSFAGRLNLPS from the coding sequence ATGTGTCTGGTTCTGTTGGGCTGGCGGGCGCACCCCGATTACCGGCTGATCGTGGCGGCCAATCGGGACGAGTTCTATACCCGCCCAACCGAATCCATGCGGTGGTGGCCGAAGGTGCCGGGCCTGCTGGCGGGGCGGGACCTGGGCGCGAGCGGTCCGGTCCCCGGCACCTGGCTGGGACTGCTCCCCACCAGCCACCGCTTCGCCACGGTGACGAACGTGCGCGGCCCGCGCGAGGTGCGCCCGGATGCCCGCTCCCGAGGCGCGCTGCTGCTGGACTACCTGCGCGGCGAGCCCGGTCCGGAGAAATTCGTCCGAGGCGTCGCCGCGGCTCCCGACGAGTACAACGGCTTCAATCTGATCGTCTCGGACCTGGACACGCTGTGGTGGCACAGCAATCGCAGCGGGCACGCGCCCCTGGAGCTGGCCGCGGGCGTGCACGGCCTGTCCAACGGCGCGCTGCTCGGCACCGCGGAGAACGACCCCGGCGAGCGAGGCGCCGTCGCGATCCGCACCGACAGCGGCGCCGCGGCCTGGCCCAAGGTGCGCGACGGACTGCTCGCCCTGCGCTCGGTCATCGAGGCGGCTCCGGCCGATGTAGCCGCCTATTTCGACGTGCTGGCCGACCGGACCATCGCCCCCGACGACGAACTGCCGCACACCGGCCTTCCCCAGGTCCGCGAACGCGCCGTCTCCGCCCGCTTCGTCGCCGACACCTTGCACGGCACCCGCTGCAGTACGGTCCTGTTGATCCGCGAAGACGGCACCTTCACCGTCGCTGAGAAATCCTTCGGTGCCCTCGGCAGCCCCGAGGACGAGGTGTCCTTCGCGGGCCGCCTGAATCTCCCGTCCTGA
- a CDS encoding heterodisulfide reductase-related iron-sulfur binding cluster gives MNALTVTLGAIGVAFSLVAWASFIGGVGTMVRAIMIGQPAPDRWRPFFPRLKTMIVEFLAHTRMNKFRTVGWAHWLVMIGFLAGFILYFEAYGQTFEPEFHWPIFGDWHIYHLADELLGIATVIGIVTLIVIRQLNHPRVPQRLSRFSGSRFGPAYTIELIVLIEGLGMVLVKAGKIATYGHATAWTDFFTMQVAELLPSSVAMVSVFAFVKMVSGSTFLLLVGRNINWGVAWHRFAAFFNIYFKRENDGGVALGAAKPMTSGGKALLDMEEIDPDNDTLGVGRVEDFSWKGWLDFTTCTECGRCQSQCPAWNTGKPLSPKLLIMSLRDHGVAKAPYLLAGGRKDMGGDEVGLVDAEGKPNEAALAKISDKAKAEAERPLVGGEDVGGIIDPEVLWSCTTCGACVEQCPVDIEHVDHIIDMRRYQVLIESEFPTELAGLFKNLENKGNPWGQNAKDRLNWMSELDFDIPVFGQDAESFDGYEYLFWVGCAGAYEDRAKRTTKAVAELLATAGVKFMVLGAEETCTGDSARRAGNEFLFQQLAMQNIETLNSVFEGVEDSKKKIVVTCAHCFNALNNEYPQVGGTYEVVHHTQLLNRLVRQKKLVQVKPVSEKVTYHDPCYLGRHNKIYNAPRELMSASGAKVTEMPRHGERSMCCGAGGARMWMEEQLGKRVNLDRTDEALAALGGGNEPSMIATGCPFCRVMLTDGVTARKDSGEVGQGVEVVDVAQLMLQSIDRVEPGTLSENLKVIQEPKRVEPEPVSEPEPVAEAAPAEPKPAPAGKGLGMKGSGKAPGGGLGMKGAAKAPGGKAPAEAEESGEASAAPAKGLGMKGGAKAPGGKGLSMKGAAKAPGAKATEAEPAAESAPVTPTAKPGGLGMKGGAKAPGGKGLAMKGAAKAPGAKSTPAESAASPSDGAASTETGTETAAAEAAPTETKPTVAPKGLAMKSGFKKPGAKAPGAPKPAATESAAPAESAASPSESTAPSETGTTETAATETGPVESKPTVAPKGLAMKSGFKKPGAKAPGAPKPAAAEPAAAESSSAEPAAETAPAQPDESGASDAGNGDAPKPPTAKPGGLGFKSGAKAPGRKN, from the coding sequence GTGAATGCCCTGACAGTGACGCTGGGCGCGATAGGGGTGGCGTTCAGCCTGGTGGCTTGGGCGTCATTCATCGGCGGCGTCGGCACAATGGTCCGCGCCATCATGATCGGACAGCCCGCCCCCGACCGCTGGCGGCCGTTCTTTCCCCGCCTGAAGACGATGATCGTCGAATTCCTGGCCCACACGCGGATGAACAAGTTCCGCACCGTGGGCTGGGCGCACTGGCTGGTGATGATCGGCTTCCTCGCCGGATTCATCCTGTATTTCGAGGCGTACGGGCAGACCTTCGAGCCCGAGTTCCACTGGCCGATCTTCGGCGACTGGCACATCTATCACCTCGCCGACGAGCTGCTCGGTATCGCCACCGTGATCGGCATCGTGACGCTGATCGTCATCCGCCAGCTCAATCATCCCCGGGTGCCGCAGCGGTTGTCGCGCTTCAGCGGTTCGCGATTCGGCCCGGCCTACACGATCGAGCTGATCGTGCTCATCGAGGGCCTCGGCATGGTGCTGGTGAAGGCCGGCAAGATCGCCACCTACGGCCACGCCACCGCGTGGACCGACTTCTTCACCATGCAGGTCGCCGAGCTGCTGCCGTCGAGCGTCGCCATGGTGTCGGTGTTCGCGTTCGTCAAGATGGTGTCGGGTAGCACGTTCCTGCTGCTGGTCGGCCGCAACATCAACTGGGGTGTCGCCTGGCACCGGTTCGCGGCCTTCTTCAACATCTATTTCAAGCGCGAGAACGACGGCGGCGTCGCGCTGGGTGCGGCCAAGCCGATGACCTCCGGCGGCAAGGCGCTGCTCGATATGGAGGAGATCGACCCCGACAACGACACCCTCGGTGTCGGCCGGGTCGAGGACTTCTCCTGGAAGGGCTGGCTGGACTTCACCACCTGCACCGAATGCGGCCGCTGCCAGAGCCAGTGCCCCGCGTGGAACACCGGTAAGCCGCTGTCGCCGAAGCTGCTGATCATGTCGCTGCGCGACCACGGCGTCGCGAAGGCGCCGTACCTGCTGGCCGGTGGCCGCAAGGACATGGGCGGCGACGAGGTCGGCCTGGTCGACGCCGAGGGCAAGCCCAACGAAGCCGCGCTGGCGAAGATCTCGGACAAGGCGAAGGCCGAGGCCGAGCGCCCGCTGGTCGGCGGCGAGGACGTCGGCGGCATCATCGACCCCGAGGTGCTGTGGAGCTGCACCACCTGCGGCGCGTGCGTGGAGCAGTGCCCGGTAGACATCGAGCACGTCGACCACATCATCGATATGCGCCGCTACCAGGTGCTGATCGAGTCGGAGTTCCCGACCGAGCTGGCGGGCCTGTTCAAGAATCTGGAGAACAAGGGCAACCCCTGGGGCCAGAACGCCAAGGACCGGCTGAACTGGATGTCGGAGCTGGACTTCGACATTCCGGTGTTCGGCCAGGATGCCGAGAGCTTCGACGGCTACGAGTACCTGTTCTGGGTCGGTTGCGCCGGCGCCTACGAGGACCGCGCCAAGCGGACCACCAAGGCCGTCGCCGAACTGCTGGCCACCGCGGGCGTGAAGTTCATGGTGCTGGGCGCGGAGGAGACCTGCACCGGCGACTCGGCGCGCCGCGCGGGCAACGAGTTCCTGTTCCAGCAGCTGGCCATGCAGAACATCGAGACGCTGAACTCGGTGTTTGAGGGTGTCGAGGATTCGAAGAAGAAGATCGTCGTCACCTGCGCGCACTGCTTCAACGCGCTCAACAACGAGTACCCGCAGGTGGGCGGCACCTACGAGGTGGTGCACCACACCCAGCTGCTGAACCGCCTGGTGCGGCAGAAGAAGCTGGTGCAGGTGAAGCCGGTGTCGGAGAAGGTCACCTACCACGACCCCTGCTACCTGGGCCGGCACAACAAGATCTACAACGCGCCGCGTGAGCTGATGAGCGCCTCCGGCGCGAAGGTCACCGAGATGCCGCGGCACGGCGAGCGGTCCATGTGCTGTGGTGCGGGTGGTGCGCGGATGTGGATGGAGGAGCAGCTCGGCAAGCGGGTGAACCTCGATCGCACCGACGAGGCGCTGGCCGCCCTGGGTGGCGGCAACGAGCCGTCGATGATCGCCACCGGCTGCCCGTTCTGCCGCGTGATGCTCACCGACGGCGTGACCGCGCGCAAGGATTCCGGCGAGGTCGGCCAGGGCGTCGAGGTCGTCGACGTGGCGCAGCTGATGCTGCAGTCGATCGACCGGGTCGAGCCGGGCACGCTGTCGGAGAACCTGAAGGTGATCCAGGAGCCCAAACGGGTTGAGCCGGAACCGGTTTCGGAGCCCGAGCCGGTGGCCGAGGCAGCCCCCGCCGAGCCCAAGCCCGCTCCGGCGGGCAAGGGCCTGGGCATGAAGGGCAGCGGCAAGGCGCCCGGCGGTGGCTTGGGCATGAAGGGCGCGGCCAAGGCGCCCGGCGGCAAGGCACCCGCCGAGGCCGAGGAGTCCGGCGAGGCGTCGGCGGCACCGGCCAAGGGCCTGGGTATGAAGGGCGGGGCGAAAGCGCCCGGCGGCAAGGGCCTTTCCATGAAGGGTGCCGCGAAGGCGCCCGGGGCGAAGGCAACCGAGGCCGAGCCCGCGGCGGAGTCGGCCCCCGTGACCCCGACCGCCAAGCCGGGCGGCCTGGGCATGAAGGGCGGCGCCAAGGCGCCGGGCGGCAAGGGTCTGGCGATGAAGGGCGCGGCCAAGGCGCCCGGGGCGAAGTCGACGCCCGCCGAGTCGGCCGCGTCACCGTCGGACGGTGCCGCATCCACCGAGACCGGCACGGAAACGGCGGCGGCGGAGGCTGCTCCGACCGAGACCAAGCCGACGGTGGCGCCGAAGGGGCTGGCGATGAAGTCCGGTTTCAAGAAGCCCGGAGCCAAGGCGCCGGGAGCGCCCAAGCCCGCGGCCACCGAATCGGCAGCGCCCGCCGAGTCGGCCGCGTCGCCTTCGGAGAGCACCGCACCCTCCGAAACCGGCACGACGGAAACGGCTGCGACGGAAACGGGTCCGGTCGAGTCGAAGCCGACGGTGGCGCCGAAGGGGCTGGCGATGAAGTCCGGTTTCAAGAAGCCGGGGGCCAAGGCGCCCGGTGCGCCGAAGCCTGCGGCGGCCGAACCGGCTGCGGCCGAATCGAGTTCGGCCGAACCGGCAGCCGAGACCGCGCCTGCGCAGCCGGACGAATCCGGCGCGTCGGATGCGGGCAATGGTGATGCGCCCAAGCCTCCGACCGCGAAGCCGGGCGGTCTGGGCTTCAAGTCCGGAGCGAAGGCTCCGGGGCGGAAGAACTGA
- a CDS encoding NAD(P)-dependent oxidoreductase — translation MFIGVIGASGNIGQRVVTEALSRGHHVKAFTRGAARGAASHPNLVWASLDIFDSAAVAAQLPGLDVLVSCYQPGNAAQDFDDTVTRSIADPTVYATAARSLLQALGTHPRTRLIVVGGAGSLELEPGRVGADDDAQLRHDLEQLGLPADYAVAVRGHRDALNVLRTSNRRWTYFSPAEQIGPGERTGRFRIGEDHRVVDADGHSRISIEDAAVALLDEAELPRFVQRRFTVGY, via the coding sequence ATGTTCATCGGAGTCATCGGCGCGAGCGGCAACATCGGGCAGCGCGTGGTCACCGAGGCCCTGTCCCGCGGGCACCACGTCAAGGCGTTCACCCGCGGCGCCGCCCGCGGCGCCGCCTCACATCCGAATCTGGTCTGGGCGAGTCTCGACATCTTCGACAGCGCCGCGGTCGCCGCACAGCTGCCCGGTCTCGACGTACTCGTCAGCTGTTACCAACCCGGCAATGCCGCACAGGATTTCGACGACACCGTCACCCGCTCCATCGCCGATCCGACGGTCTACGCGACGGCCGCGCGCTCCCTGCTGCAAGCCCTCGGAACCCATCCGCGCACCAGGCTCATCGTGGTTGGTGGCGCGGGCAGTCTCGAACTCGAACCCGGCCGGGTCGGCGCGGACGACGATGCCCAGCTCCGGCATGATCTCGAGCAGCTGGGGCTGCCGGCCGATTACGCGGTCGCCGTGCGCGGGCACCGGGACGCCCTCAACGTGCTGCGTACCTCGAACCGCCGCTGGACCTACTTCAGTCCCGCCGAGCAGATCGGACCGGGCGAGCGCACCGGCCGTTTCCGCATCGGTGAGGACCATCGCGTAGTCGACGCCGACGGCCACAGCCGCATCTCGATCGAGGACGCCGCGGTGGCCCTGCTCGACGAAGCGGAACTACCGCGATTCGTCCAGCGCCGCTTCACGGTCGGCTATTGA